Proteins encoded by one window of Arabidopsis thaliana chromosome 2, partial sequence:
- a CDS encoding GDSL-like Lipase/Acylhydrolase superfamily protein has protein sequence MGLPSSLESYLLLILLSFLNVSTIYSSKPSKEEAVLFGGNFPAFYVIGDSLVDPGNNNHLPTMIRANYPPYGSDFEGGKATGRFSNGKTIADYIAIYYKLPLVPAYLGLSDDRKDTISTGMNYASAGCGIRRLTGKIAGKCLSLSKQVDLFEETIEKHLKTNFKTPYELREHLAHSLFMTVIGVNDYAFFYTRLTDANDFADELLHKFLKKIEKLHKLGARKFFINNIKPLGCYPNIVAKTFMLGLRGPSTNRYSSNLLNTTGPCCPLDYDGSLTSSCKRRSKTCKAPDSTHIFFDPRHPTQLANFMYSIACFDERTICHVV, from the exons atggGTTTGCCTTCGTCTCTAGAGTCATACCTTCTTTTGATCCTCCTCTCTTTTCTCAATGTCTCCACGATATACTCATCGAAGccatcaaaagaagaagccgTGCTTTTTGGCGGGAACTTTCCGGCTTTTTATGTTATTGGAGATTCACTGGTTGATCCAGGAAACAATAACCATCTTCCGACGATGATTAGAGCGAATTATCCACCTTATGGTTCTGACTTTGAAGGAGGCAAAGCTACCGGACGTTTTAGTAATGGCAAAACAATTGCTGATTACATTG cTATTTATTATAAGCTTCCTTTGGTTCCTGCTTATTTGGGATTATCTGATGACCGGAAGGACACTATCTCAACTGGTATGAACTATGCTTCTGCTGGCTGTGGGATTCGTCGTCTCACAGGAAAGATAGCG GGAAAATGTCTATCGTTGAGCAAACAAGTCGATTTGTTCGAGGAAACCATTGAAAAGCATTTGAAGACGAATTTCAAAACGCCATATGAGTTGAGAGAACACTTGGCTCACTCGTTGTTCATGACCGTGATTGGGGTTAACGACTATGCATTCTTCTATACTAGGTTAACCGATGCGAATGATTTCGCAGACGAACTTCTTCAtaagttcttgaaaaaaatagag aAATTGCATAAGTTAGGAGCAAGAAAgttcttcatcaacaacattaaaCCATTAGGTTGTTACCCAAATATAGTAGCTAAGACG TTCATGTTGGGACTAAGAGGACCTTCGACCAATCGATATAGTTCGAATCTATTGAACACGACAGGCCCGTGTTGTCCTTTAGATTATGATGGAAGTTTAACTTCAAGTTGCAAGCGCAGGTCAAAAACGTGTAAAGCACCAGATTCTActcatattttctttgatcCGCGTCATCCGACTCAGTTGGCGAATTTCATGTACTCCATTGCGTGTTTCGACGAGAGAACTATTTGCCATGTCGTGTGA
- a CDS encoding GDSL-like Lipase/Acylhydrolase superfamily protein (GDSL-like Lipase/Acylhydrolase superfamily protein; FUNCTIONS IN: lipase activity, hydrolase activity, acting on ester bonds, carboxylesterase activity; INVOLVED IN: N-terminal protein myristoylation, lipid metabolic process; LOCATED IN: endomembrane system; EXPRESSED IN: petal, leaf whorl, flower; EXPRESSED DURING: 4 anthesis, petal differentiation and expansion stage; CONTAINS InterPro DOMAIN/s: Lipase, GDSL (InterPro:IPR001087); BEST Arabidopsis thaliana protein match is: GDSL-like Lipase/Acylhydrolase superfamily protein (TAIR:AT2G03980.1); Has 2770 Blast hits to 2748 proteins in 64 species: Archae - 0; Bacteria - 13; Metazoa - 0; Fungi - 2; Plants - 2755; Viruses - 0; Other Eukaryotes - 0 (source: NCBI BLink).), which produces MGLPSSLESYLLLILLSFLNVSTIYSSKPSKEEAVLFGGNFPAFYVIGDSLVDPGNNNHLPTMIRANYPPYGSDFEGGKATGRFSNGKTIADYIAIYYKLPLVPAYLGLSDDRKDTISTGMNYASAGCGIRRLTGKIAGKCLSLSKQVDLFEETIEKHLKTNFKTPYELREHLAHSLFMTVIGVNDYAFFYTRLTDANDFADELLHKFLKKIEKLHKLGARKFFINNIKPLGCYPNIVAKTVPRGSRRTYKPCYKHLQRKA; this is translated from the exons atggGTTTGCCTTCGTCTCTAGAGTCATACCTTCTTTTGATCCTCCTCTCTTTTCTCAATGTCTCCACGATATACTCATCGAAGccatcaaaagaagaagccgTGCTTTTTGGCGGGAACTTTCCGGCTTTTTATGTTATTGGAGATTCACTGGTTGATCCAGGAAACAATAACCATCTTCCGACGATGATTAGAGCGAATTATCCACCTTATGGTTCTGACTTTGAAGGAGGCAAAGCTACCGGACGTTTTAGTAATGGCAAAACAATTGCTGATTACATTG cTATTTATTATAAGCTTCCTTTGGTTCCTGCTTATTTGGGATTATCTGATGACCGGAAGGACACTATCTCAACTGGTATGAACTATGCTTCTGCTGGCTGTGGGATTCGTCGTCTCACAGGAAAGATAGCG GGAAAATGTCTATCGTTGAGCAAACAAGTCGATTTGTTCGAGGAAACCATTGAAAAGCATTTGAAGACGAATTTCAAAACGCCATATGAGTTGAGAGAACACTTGGCTCACTCGTTGTTCATGACCGTGATTGGGGTTAACGACTATGCATTCTTCTATACTAGGTTAACCGATGCGAATGATTTCGCAGACGAACTTCTTCAtaagttcttgaaaaaaatagag aAATTGCATAAGTTAGGAGCAAGAAAgttcttcatcaacaacattaaaCCATTAGGTTGTTACCCAAATATAGTAGCTAAGACGGTACCACGAGGAAGCCGACGAACGTATAAACCTTGCTATAAGCATTTACAACGAAAAGCTTAG
- the RGF3 gene encoding root meristem growth factor has translation MVLEDGNQQSSRDFVSTAKAIKYGDVMKKMIRGRKLMMASGEKEEAETKMKRGNRETERNSSKSVEEDGLVAYTADYWRAKHHPPKNN, from the exons ATGGTTTTAGAAGATGGGAATCAACAGTCAAGCCGTGACTTCGTTTCAACTGctaag GCGATTAAATATGGTGATGTGATGAAAAAGATGATACGAGGACGAAAACTGATGATGGCAAGTGgcgaaaaagaagaagctgaaacgaagatgaagagaggaaatagagagacagagagaaactCAAGCAAaagtgttgaagaagatggactTGTAGCTTACACTGCTGATTATTGGAGAGCTAAGCATCATCCTCCCAAGAAcaactaa
- the RGF3 gene encoding root meristem growth factor (root meristem growth factor 3 (RGF3); FUNCTIONS IN: molecular_function unknown; INVOLVED IN: regulation of root meristem growth, positive regulation of gene expression; LOCATED IN: endomembrane system; EXPRESSED IN: stem, root, carpel; EXPRESSED DURING: 4 anthesis; BEST Arabidopsis thaliana protein match is: unknown protein (TAIR:AT1G13620.1); Has 35333 Blast hits to 34131 proteins in 2444 species: Archae - 798; Bacteria - 22429; Metazoa - 974; Fungi - 991; Plants - 531; Viruses - 0; Other Eukaryotes - 9610 (source: NCBI BLink).), translating to MTTLSKILCVLIILLLCFSFRYSLHEDGNQQSSRDFVSTAKAIKYGDVMKKMIRGRKLMMASGEKEEAETKMKRGNRETERNSSKSVEEDGLVAYTADYWRAKHHPPKNN from the exons ATGACTACTTTGTCAAAGATTCTATGTGTGTTGatcattcttcttttatgtttctCCTTTCGCTATTCACTTCATG AAGATGGGAATCAACAGTCAAGCCGTGACTTCGTTTCAACTGctaag GCGATTAAATATGGTGATGTGATGAAAAAGATGATACGAGGACGAAAACTGATGATGGCAAGTGgcgaaaaagaagaagctgaaacgaagatgaagagaggaaatagagagacagagagaaactCAAGCAAaagtgttgaagaagatggactTGTAGCTTACACTGCTGATTATTGGAGAGCTAAGCATCATCCTCCCAAGAAcaactaa